Below is a window of Paenibacillus bovis DNA.
CTGGAGCAGTGCATCTGCCAGCTGTTCCGGTCTGATCGAATCACCGATTTCGGATGCAGGTGTGACTTTTACCGAGGTACGGTGCGGCTGAATAATCTGTACCGATTCTATAGACGCACTATAACCTTTGGCGTGTTCTGACGAATCAACGAGCCTGCCCGAATCGCTGCAGCCAGCAATCAGGCTGCCTGCCAACAGACTGCCGAGCAGAGCGGGGAGCCATTTGATGGATGTTCTCATAATCATTCTCCTTAGGAAGGAGCCAAACAGGGCTCTTGGAAATAATGGTTCTGCAATAAGCGATTTCTATCATTACCATACTATAATTCAGCGGCTTAAAGGGCCGGATATCCCAAAATTAACATCGGTCTGATAATAAAAACAGTACCTTTACAAAAGTATGATCAGACGGGATATCGACTGTGCCGCAGAAGATATTGTTATTCCCACAACAAGATAAACACACAAGCATAATGGAAAGGAAGAACACGCTTATGATGGGGAAATCCCACTTTATTATCAGCACCGGCCTGACCGTATCGCTTATGACGATGGCCGGTGTTCCTGTTACTTCGGCTGCTGTTGTAGCTGCTGCCGTCAGTTCTTTATTACCCGATATTGATGAGCCTAATTCAATTCTCGTATCCAAAACACTGTCAGAGCCGATCCTGCGTATTTTGCAGACGATTATGCTGGCTTCGGTCGTCTGGATTTTATGGAAAGGGTTGTTTGGGATGCCATGGGATATTGGCATAGCGGTAGCGATTGTATTTGTCGCCTTTTTGCCGACCAGGTCGCTGCGCAAAGTGGTCATGTTCCTGATCGGAGTAGGCATTATCATCTATGGACGAGAGATCGCGCCGTGGAATTATATGGGCGGCAGTCTGCTCATTATCTGTACATTCCTGCCGCATCGTGGACTGACGCATACCATTTACGGGACTGCAGCCTGGACAGCACTTCTATATGGGACGACTGCCCATCTGGGCTCCAGTATCTGGATAGCCGGTGGTACCTCCTATCTGCTGCATCTGCTGGCTGACTCGCTGACCAATCGCGGTGTACGGCTGCTGCCACCGCTCAAATGGAAACTTCGCTTTAATCTGATGAGCACAGGCACCAAAAAAGGATCGGCTGTCGAAAATGTCTGTATTATTCTGACACTGATTATTGCCGGTATTGTATTCCTGCCAAAATTGACAGGGTAACACTCCAAAAAAAACATAAAGCGGAAAAGTTACAAAGCTCTATATGGAATTAACCGGGTACACAGGGGATATAGTGAAAAAGGCTAAGTTCTTGCTAACAAGGTAGAGTAAAACAACAAGGCAGAACAAGACGAAAATACAGGTCAGAGAAAGCTCCATACACAAGCTCGGTTATACAGCAGTCTGTCTGCGCAACAAAAAGGAAGGACCTGATCAGGCCCTTCCTTTTTGGCGTGCAGCCATAGTGGATTCAGTCAACCAACTTCTTGTAACAAACGTATGTTCGGTCAAAGGTCAAAAAAATATAGCATCTCGCGAGGGATGCCGGTACGCATCGCAAAAGCTTCCAGCGTCTCGCCGGGACGCTGCTCCTGTCCGGCGGTCAGCAGGGTAATAGCAAAGGAATTGGCCTGCCTCTCCAGCTTGCCTGGCCAGAAATAGGAGTGCTCCTCCAGGAAAAAGCGGCTCAATCCCTTGTGCAGCCGATCATGACCCAATTCATGCGCACACACAAATCGCTGCCATTGATCGGATAAGCCCTGATTAATTACAATAAAGCGTCGTCTGAGTTTTTTGTAGTATAGTCCTTTGGTGGACTTGCCAAGATCCATGTAGCGAATATGTATGCCGAGCGCTTCAGCAATTTCAAAAGGGCAGTTTGTCTTATACTTGTGGACCAGATGAGCTGCAGTATCATCCATCGGTACAATCACCTCGTAAGCGTTTGGCGTTATGGGTGCAGCTGTATGTAATCTCCAACTGCCGGTAGGCTAACGACTGCATAATACAGTCGTCTGCATTGATGACGATCATTCAGGAACGGTTACGGCGGTCATCGGGAGCGACCGGGTTGCGTTTGTTCATTTGTTTGGCTTCCCAGAATAATCCGGTTAACACATCCTTGATCCGCTGCTTGTCTTCATCATCCAGCGGAACACCGTCAAACATCAATTCACCATCTTCCTCAAGCATTTTTTTGAAATCACGCTTATCCCGTGAATTGGCCCATTCGGGTGTCTGCTGATTTTCTTCCGGACGCAGGTATCCGGCACGGTCCATCATTTCCGCGTAAGGTACATTCAGCGCTCGGGCGATTTTCTCAATCGTCTGGGGCTTGGGTACACCGCGTTTGCCATTTTCTATGCGTGAGATTTGTGAGGTGCTGATGCCGGCAAGATCTGCCAGTTGGTTAATACTCCAGTTTTTCTGCTCACGTATTTGCTTCAAATAACTGCCAAATGAAGAATTATCCACCGACAAAACACCCTTTCTGTAGGCACTGTAAACACGAATCCAATTTAATGATACAAAATTAGATGCCAAAGCTTAATATATGTACTATACCCCAATATTGCCATTAGGTAAACAATGGAAAACCACTCTTTGCCAAAAGGCACATGACATTGAGTATAATGAAGATAATAACCGATTATGAGGCTCAAATGGCTTAAAATGGGAGTTTACGAGGAAGGGATAATCATGTTATCTTAGGAATACGGAATACGAACAAGATGCGAACAAATACAAATAAATGGTAATTAATGTGATTGATTACAAAAGTAAAAGGTTAAATATCCATTATCATTGCCAAAAGGCAAAGAAAGAAAATGCCAGATGGAAATAATTTTATACCGTCTATCAGGGATAAATTCCTGTTTTATCTCTATCATCATTCTGCTTGCTGCCGATTTTCTTTACCTAATATATTACATTCGAGGAGTGTTGTACAATGAATCCTATGATTTCCCTTCCTGAACTGGACCGTCGTCAGACCCGTACTGCTGTAGAAGCTGTTTTCGAAAAATACCGTATCTACAAAACGATTACATTCGAGATGAGAGAGACCTCGCTTACAGCTTCGTATGAAGCAAGAATGCACGGACCGACCAATGTAACCGGAGATCCGACTGCGGGCGCAGCTATCTATAATGTAGATACACCGGCAGCCCGCCGTGCTTACTGTGAACGGATAGAAGCAATTGTAGAGCGATTGGGCGAGCGCGAGCAGCTGCTTGTACGGGAACGCTATCTCAAGCATGATGATATTTTTGATTATAAAGTATACAGCTATTTGTTTGATCCACCGATCAGCAAAGACACCTACGTTAAAATCCGCGCTCGTGCTTTTTACAAAATGGCGCTCGCGCTGGCCGATACCGGCATGATCCGGTTGGACGAACTGATGCCGCAAAAGAAACGGGTCCGCCGGGCAGATGCCGCATGTACTACTTCCTGAACAGAATGAAATGAATGATTTACTATCTATTAATGAGGAAGCTGTCCGCCGAGCCGGGCAGCTTTTTTTTGCTTGCTGATTCGCTTGAGGGTTTCACAGGTAATTCATAAGGACAAGAGAGGATCGCATAACAAGCAGAAAACAACAGAAGATGATAATATATGGTATACACCGCCGTTTTTATGTTATTTTATGGTAAAATAGTAGGTGTTTATAATACTGCGGATTATCGCTATACATAGAATATCAGACAGCTATCCAGTCACTGCAGGCGATCATCCCATACAAGTTAATGGACAGGAGCTCTGATTTTGTGAAAAGGGAATTACACACCGATAGGGCATCTGCCGTTCCGGCAGCAGCCGACCGGTTTCGATTACAGCATGTATACAAAGCCTGGTTGTTCGACAGTACGGTCGTCTCGCTGCTGGTCAGCAGCCTGAGCTCGATCTATCTTAATTTTGCGTTGCAAAACTCTGTAGTTGTCTCGGAAATGGGACTGCGTTCACAGCTGATTGTATGGCTGCTGTTTCTGGTACCGCTGTTCGGCTATTCGCTGATCGTGCTGGCACCGCTGAACCGCTGGCTACGCTTGAATATTCGGCGTATGCCGCTGCAGTTTCTTCTATTTAATGGTATCGGCATTATCGTCAGCTGGGCGATTATGATGTGGATTCCATTACCGGGGTGGCTCAGTTCGCCGGTATTGTTATGGAGTATTCCGGTATTTTCCATGATTTCGTATTTATTCTCTACCGTTTTTCTAACCTCGTCGCCGATGGAGTAGCAGAGCGAGATAGAGGTTCAAAAGCATACCAAGTCTGCCTGCGGGCAGGCTTTTTTTGTGCAGATAGCGAGGGTCGTCTTTTTGCCGCTGTTCTGCCGCCGAACTCAGCCGATAACCGTCCTTTTTTCGTCCACAGCACCGTCTCCGTTAGGAGAAATCCGGTGTAAGATTGTATTATCGGAAATGAAGCAAAAGAGCACAACACACCGAAAGCACATACGCTAATGTACAGAACGGATCAACAGGATCGGTTCTTTTTTTATGCGGTACGTTGATGCTGTGCTTTGTTTCCGGCGACAATGATCTGATATGTCATCAAGCACCGATTGTTTACTGTCTGCTGCCGATGAACATTCAGATATACCCGCTCAGGGTGAAGATGAATTTTACGGAAAAGGAGGTGAATTCTATGCCCAAGATCAGGGCAACCCTCAAATCCAGACTGGCCGATATCATCCCGGAATGGAAAGGAAAGGTATTGGATCTTCCATTACCCGATACGGTTTTGACAGCACCATGTGTTGTTATTACATTTGCCGAAGAGATCCAGAAATCGTCCTGGGCTGGCTATCGACGAATTATCAAAATCTGGCCGTATGCTCAACTGGCTGGCGGCGGGATGGAGATCGTGGAGGGCTGGAGCGAGAAAGTCATTGCTCAGCTGCATAATCAGCGGTTGGAAGATGATCAAGGCCACGCCTTTACTTGTGTATATCTCGGTTCATCCGAGGGTGATCGTGTGGATCTGCTTAGTGGTCTGATGACCCGGCCTCTCCGGTTTGGTGTGTATGTACCGGAACAGGGTGAAGACCAAAAGGCCGCAACGAGCCAACTGACAACAGCCAGCCAGGAAATGAAAGCCTCAGCAGCGCAGACAGACGCAACCGACGGAGCGAATGTACTTGCAGCTGTGACAGCTACAGACCCGTGGCTGGAAGCGCTGAATCAGTGGACCCGTCAGCAGTTGGGAAGCAGCTGGAGCATTTACAATGATGCCTGGCCGAGTGGCTATCTGGCGCCTTCGATTCTATGGCGGTTAACCGGTGTGAGCACAGCAGCTTCAGGTACTTCGGCTTTTGATCTGCGCAAGCAATGGGTAGGTCATGTGTACGCAGCCAGTGAAAAGGAAAACAAACATATCGCTTCCGAACTGGTACAGCGTCTGAATGCCGAGGTTCGAATTCCGCTTAATCTGTTGGAACGGCGATATTTGACAGTGAGTGAAGCATCTGCGGATTTACAGGCGGATGCTTTTTTGAATGGTCAGATTCGTCTAACGCTGCTGCACCGGACACAGCGCAAGCTGCCCGATGCGCCGTTGATCCGGCAGGTGACCAACAAGCCGGTGCTGGATTACTAGGAATATGAAGATAGCGAGGGTGCAGACGGTTAGCAGGCAGTGAGGAAGTGATGAACAGGTGAGGTGGAACCCTATGGCAATTGCCAAAAAAATCGGTATCGGCCGTACACGCACGAACGCTTCTGCCGATCCGGAAAGTAGCCTTCCGCAAGCGCAATATGCGCAAGAAGAGCTGCTTCTGCACGCAGAGGAGTTATTTGGCGTCAAACCGGAAGTGCTGTACGGCGTATTCAATAGCCGTACAGAGCAAAGTTTTACGATTGAAGAAGTACACACACAAATCCAACAATTTATGAAAGCGAAGGTGGAGTAATATGGCAGGCGGAACTTGGGAAAGTACAAATCGACCGGTATTACCGGGTTTATATATGAATTTTCAGGCGGCAGCTGCATCGGCTGTTCAGCCGGGTAACCGTGGTACGGTAGTCGTTCTGGTTAAAGGCAATTGGGGTCCGGTAGGCGAGTTTGTAGAAATTGGCAGCGAGACAGCGATCTCGACCCATTTCTCGGCAGATAGCGAGAATGGCGCAACTGCTTACAACTCTCTATATCTGGCCCTGCTCGGCGGTCCGAAAAAGCTGCTGGCTTATCGTCTGGCAGACAATACAGCCAAAGCGGCCAGTGTAACCCTGTCGGCAGACGACAAAGCGGTACTGAAGCTGGATGCCAAATATACCGGTACACGCGGTAATGGGTTCACGGTCACTGTGCAGCCAAGTATTACAGACAATACACGCAAAGAGCTGCGCTTGTATGAAGGTACACGACTGCTGCGTACGTATACATCCGCAGATGGCACCGCCAAATCGTTTGCGGATCTGCTGAATGCCGATGAGAACAATCTGTATGTCTCTGCATCTGTTATCGGTGACGGCGGTATTCCGTCCGATGTGGCAGGTATTGCTTTGGCAGGTGGTGCCAGCGGTAATGCCGGACTGCTCAATGCCGACTATATCGCAGCACAGACTGCTCTGGAAGGCGAAGAATTTGATGTAGTCGCACTGGATTTTGCAGCAGATTCTGCACTACTTCAGAGCTTCTCCGCATGGGTCAAACGTGTCCGCGGCGAAGGCAAGCGCGTAACTATGGTGATCGGGGGATCTACAGCCGATGATGTTTCTTCCAAAGCTGCAGCAACAGCGGCTGCACGCTCGCTGGCTTTGAACTTTGAAGGTATTGTCAATGTGGGAACCGGCGTACGTATCGGCACGACAGACTACAGCTCTGCCCAGACAAGCGCTTATGTGGCGGGTCTGATCGCCGGTCAGCGTCTGAATGAATCGACGACGTATCATGTCGCTCCATTTGACGACGTGACCCGCCGCTGGACTCGCTCCGAACAAGAACAAGCTGTCAAAAATGGCGTGTTTATCTTCTTCTACGATGGTCGTCAGGTCAAAGCGCTGCGCGGAGTCAACAGCCTAGTGATTCCGGGCGCCGGCCAGAATAATGCCTGGAAAAAAATCCGCTCGATCCGCGTCATGGATGCGATCAACAGCGATCTGCAGCGTGCTGCGGAAGACTCTTATATCGGCAAAGTGAATAATACCGAAGAAGGCCGCTTGGCACTGATCGGCGCAATGAAGGAGTATCTCACCCTGCTGGCACAGAGCAGTGTAATCGAAGCTTCCGGCTTTGACGTTATTCTCGATCCGGCTTACTACGGCGAGTCACCGGTACTGCGTCCGGAAGCGGATCAGGTATTCCTGCAGTGGAATGTGAAGCTGACTGATGTAATGGAGCAGCTGTTTGGCACATTTTACGTACAATAATCTGTTGGTACAGCTGCATAATTGAATGTCAGGCTGCTTGCTGTTCGAGTAAGAGCCTGCCGCGCAGATGGAAGGTCAAAGGTTAAAACCCAAAAACTAAAGACCGAAAAGTAAAGATCAAGATCAGAACTTCGAAGGAGAAGTTTTTCTTATCGTAAATGCCTGATTGGCTATATACACCGGGGTCTGCGGATAACTGCAGGCTCTTTTATTTTGCCCCTACTATAACTATTCCCAAGGAGGAAACACTATGTTAGACGCTTCAAGAGTAATTCTCGGTACACACGGACAACTGCACATCGACGGAGTATGGCAGACCCATATCAACAAGCTGGAAGCCAGCGTGGAAATCGAAAAACGCGAGCTGAATCTGGTCGGTAACGACTGGAAAGTACACAAAAACGGTGCCAAAAAAGGTACCGGCACCATGACCGGCTACAAAGTGACTTCCGATATGATCCAGCGCGGTTTCCAGAAATTCGATATCATCTCCAAACTGGATGATCCCGAGTCCTACGGACATGAACGTGTTCGCCTGATCCGCTGCATGGCCGACAAGATTCAGCTGGCTAACTGGACAGCCGGTGAAGAAGTTCCAGAGGAAACAACGTTTACATTTGAAGGCTATGAACTGCTCGATCCGATCGTAGCGAACTAAGTCTTGACCTGGAAGCAGGCAAGCTGCAGTAAAGATTGATTGTTGTCGATGCCGATTAGCAGGATGATGTGCTGCTTACAGGCGTAATGTGATACAGGTAAAAATGGAACAGGGAAAGAAAAGGATGCGGTAAATGGAG
It encodes the following:
- a CDS encoding helix-turn-helix domain-containing protein — translated: MDNSSFGSYLKQIREQKNWSINQLADLAGISTSQISRIENGKRGVPKPQTIEKIARALNVPYAEMMDRAGYLRPEENQQTPEWANSRDKRDFKKMLEEDGELMFDGVPLDDEDKQRIKDVLTGLFWEAKQMNKRNPVAPDDRRNRS
- a CDS encoding metal-dependent hydrolase, encoding MMGKSHFIISTGLTVSLMTMAGVPVTSAAVVAAAVSSLLPDIDEPNSILVSKTLSEPILRILQTIMLASVVWILWKGLFGMPWDIGIAVAIVFVAFLPTRSLRKVVMFLIGVGIIIYGREIAPWNYMGGSLLIICTFLPHRGLTHTIYGTAAWTALLYGTTAHLGSSIWIAGGTSYLLHLLADSLTNRGVRLLPPLKWKLRFNLMSTGTKKGSAVENVCIILTLIIAGIVFLPKLTG
- a CDS encoding phage tail tube protein yields the protein MLDASRVILGTHGQLHIDGVWQTHINKLEASVEIEKRELNLVGNDWKVHKNGAKKGTGTMTGYKVTSDMIQRGFQKFDIISKLDDPESYGHERVRLIRCMADKIQLANWTAGEEVPEETTFTFEGYELLDPIVAN
- a CDS encoding phage tail sheath subtilisin-like domain-containing protein; its protein translation is MAGGTWESTNRPVLPGLYMNFQAAAASAVQPGNRGTVVVLVKGNWGPVGEFVEIGSETAISTHFSADSENGATAYNSLYLALLGGPKKLLAYRLADNTAKAASVTLSADDKAVLKLDAKYTGTRGNGFTVTVQPSITDNTRKELRLYEGTRLLRTYTSADGTAKSFADLLNADENNLYVSASVIGDGGIPSDVAGIALAGGASGNAGLLNADYIAAQTALEGEEFDVVALDFAADSALLQSFSAWVKRVRGEGKRVTMVIGGSTADDVSSKAAATAAARSLALNFEGIVNVGTGVRIGTTDYSSAQTSAYVAGLIAGQRLNESTTYHVAPFDDVTRRWTRSEQEQAVKNGVFIFFYDGRQVKALRGVNSLVIPGAGQNNAWKKIRSIRVMDAINSDLQRAAEDSYIGKVNNTEEGRLALIGAMKEYLTLLAQSSVIEASGFDVILDPAYYGESPVLRPEADQVFLQWNVKLTDVMEQLFGTFYVQ
- a CDS encoding ArpU family phage packaging/lysis transcriptional regulator; translation: MNPMISLPELDRRQTRTAVEAVFEKYRIYKTITFEMRETSLTASYEARMHGPTNVTGDPTAGAAIYNVDTPAARRAYCERIEAIVERLGEREQLLVRERYLKHDDIFDYKVYSYLFDPPISKDTYVKIRARAFYKMALALADTGMIRLDELMPQKKRVRRADAACTTS
- a CDS encoding ImmA/IrrE family metallo-endopeptidase; this translates as MDDTAAHLVHKYKTNCPFEIAEALGIHIRYMDLGKSTKGLYYKKLRRRFIVINQGLSDQWQRFVCAHELGHDRLHKGLSRFFLEEHSYFWPGKLERQANSFAITLLTAGQEQRPGETLEAFAMRTGIPREMLYFFDL